From the genome of Altererythrobacter sp. BO-6:
GTTCAAGTTCGAATATCTTGACGAAACCGACGACGGGAAAATCCTCGGCGAATTCCGGTCGAGCGGTCTGCGCCCCTACACGCTGGAAAAGGCGCGCCAGTTCGGCTTCGACCAGGCGTATCTCGAGGCTTGTCTTTGAGGCAGGGGAAAACCTAGTTTGCAAACAGCGCGGCCGGCAAGCTTAGTGCCAGCAGACCGCCACCTATAATCGCGCAGGCGAGGAAGATCGCCGTCCACGGCATGAAACCGACCCGGTCGAGCCGGTCCAGCCGCTCGCGCCGAGCGCGCAACCGGTCACCCAATAGCGCCAGCCCAGCGAGCAGCCAGAAACTGGCACCGGCCAGCGCCATCATGTCTGCTTCGCTGGCAAAGGTAAGTAACGCTCCTGACATTTGCGCCAGATGGGGTTGTGATGGTCGATCGGCAATCCCTCAAGGCTTGCGCCGTCAACAAACCGCCCTACAGCCGGGAATGTGACTGCCGACGCACCTGCCCAACGCCCGCTCTACGCGCTGCTGCTGCGGCTGGCGGCGGCGGCAACCCTGTCGCTGATGCTGGCGCTGGTCAAACTCGCGAGCGAAAGCGGGCTGGCCCTGCCGGAAATCCTGTTCTGGCGCCAATTGCCCACGATTCCCATGATCTTGCTGCTGTTCTGGGCGACGGGTAGGCTCGGCAGTCTCAGATCGAGCCGCATGGGACAGCATGGTATGCGCGCCATCCTGGGCCTGATCGGCATGATGCTTAATTTCGGCGCAGTCACCCTCTTGCCGCTGGCCGAGGCAACCAGCTTCAACTTCACCTCGGCGATCTGGGCAGTCATCCTGTCTGCGCTGATTCTGCACGAGAAAGTGGGCATCTGGCGCTGGAGCGCGGTGGCGCTGGGATTCACCGGCGTGCTCGTGATCGCGCAACCCGGCGACGGCCATATCCCGCTGCTCGGCGCGGCGGTGGCCCTGAGCGCCGCCTTCATGATCGCGCTCATCTCGATCTACATCCGCGACCTGACCAAGACCGAGGATTCGCTGACAATCGTTTTCTACTTCTCGCTGTTCACGGTGCCGTTGCTGGCAATGACGCTGCCGTTCACCTGGGAAGCGAAGTCCGCCGAGCAGTGGTTTTACCTGGTCGCGCTCGGCATCAGTGGCTTGATTGGCCAGTACCTGCTGACCAGCGCGCTGCGGTATGGCAGCGTCGCCAGCGTGATCGTGATGGACTATTCCGCGCTGATCTGGGCGACCTTGCTGGGCTGGTCGCTGTTCGATCGCCTGCCAACGGCAACCACATGGCTGGGCGCGCCGCTGATTGTAGGTGCGGGGCTGCTCATCGCATGGCGCGAGCACCGGCTGTCCCGCCCGACACGCAATCTGACCCCTGAGGCTTAGGAACCGCTTGCATTCGCGGTGCGTTTGGCAGTTAATGACCGAGCGAATTTAGCGAAAGGAATCGAGCATGATCCGCAAAACCCTGGTTGCCGCTGCGCTGGCAGCGATGACCCTGACCGCCACGGCCTGCAACACAGTTCGCGGCGTAGGCGATGACCTCAAGTCCGTCGCTGACGCGGTCGACGACGAAACCTGAGCCAAGCCGCCAAGGCTAGGTGCAGCGCCCGCCCGTTGAGGCGGGCGTTTGCATTTGGGGCATGAAAGCCGGGCTGCCGAACGCTCAGTTCACCTGGCGGTCGCGCCCTTCCCAATAGGGTTTGCGCAATTCGCGACGCAGGATCTTGCCGCTGGGATTGCGCGGCATCAGCGGGATCACATCGACGCTCTTGGGCGCCTTGAACGCGGCCAGCCGCTCGCGCGCCC
Proteins encoded in this window:
- a CDS encoding DMT family transporter, encoding MTADAPAQRPLYALLLRLAAAATLSLMLALVKLASESGLALPEILFWRQLPTIPMILLLFWATGRLGSLRSSRMGQHGMRAILGLIGMMLNFGAVTLLPLAEATSFNFTSAIWAVILSALILHEKVGIWRWSAVALGFTGVLVIAQPGDGHIPLLGAAVALSAAFMIALISIYIRDLTKTEDSLTIVFYFSLFTVPLLAMTLPFTWEAKSAEQWFYLVALGISGLIGQYLLTSALRYGSVASVIVMDYSALIWATLLGWSLFDRLPTATTWLGAPLIVGAGLLIAWREHRLSRPTRNLTPEA